A single genomic interval of Arachis duranensis cultivar V14167 chromosome 7, aradu.V14167.gnm2.J7QH, whole genome shotgun sequence harbors:
- the LOC107458337 gene encoding protein LIGHT-DEPENDENT SHORT HYPOCOTYLS 6, with protein MDSAPGEPPPLVTADTPPPPPPAPPSRYESQKRRDWNTFLQYLRNHKPPLTLARCSGAHVIEFLKYLDQFGKTKVHVTGCPYFGHPNPPSPCACPLKQAWGSLDALIGRLRAAYEENGGRPESNPFGARAVRIYLREVREGQAKARGIPYEKKKRKRSTTVSTTTVISDGGEVSTSLANVSTVVTRESDGGGGHGVINVSVASTSATNTTPSVVATATTV; from the coding sequence ATGGACTCTGCACCGGGGGAACCACCTCCACTGGTAACTGCCGACacgcctcctcctcctcctcctgcGCCACCGAGCCGCTACGAATCGCAGAAGCGTCGTGACTGGAACACGTTCCTGCAGTACCTTCGGAACCACAAGCCGCCATTGACGCTTGCACGGTGCAGCGGCGCACACGTCATCGAGTTCCTCAAGTATCTCGACCAGTTCGGGAAGACCAAGGTGCACGTCACCGGGTGCCCTTACTTCGGACATCCGAATCCTCCTTCGCCCTGCGCCTGCCCCTTGAAGCAGGCATGGGGCAGCTTAGACGCTCTTATAGGACGTCTAAGGGCAGCCTACGAAGAAAACGGAGGACGGCCCGAGTCCAACCCGTTTGGCGCTCGGGCCGTCCGGATTTACCTTAGGGAAGTTAGAGAAGGACAGGCTAAGGCTAGAGGGATTCCTTATgaaaagaagaagcgcaagagAAGTACTACCGTCTCAACCACCACTGTAATTAGTGACGGCGGAGAAGTCAGTACTTCTCTTGCTAATGTCTCTACGGTCGTCACCAGGGAAAGTGACGGTGGTGGTGGTCATGGTGTTATTAATGTTAGTGTAGCTTCTACTAGTGCTACTAATACTACACCTAGTGTTGTTGCTACTGCTACTACagtatag